The Dehalococcoides mccartyi CG5 genome contains the following window.
GCCGCACTCATGGCGTACATGCCGAACCCATCTCCTTCGGGCTGAAACTAGCCCTGTGGATGGAAGAAATGAAACGCAACCGTCAGCGTCTTACCGAAGCTACCAAAGCCATTACAGTTGGTAAAATGTCAGGGGCGGTGGGCACTTATGCTACTCTGTCACCCGAAATTGAAGAGATAGCCTGTAAAAAACTGGGGCTTTCACCTGCCCCCATATCAAATCAGGTAATCCAGCGTGACCGCCATGCCCAGTACATGACTACTCTGGCCATTATTGCCGGTTCACTGGAGAAATTTGCAACCGAAATACGGGCACTCCAAAAGACTGAATGCCACGAGGCCGAAGAACCCTTTGAAAAAGGTCAAACCGGTTCATCAGCTATGCCTCATAAGAAAAATCCTGAGCTTTGCGAACGTATTTGCGGTATTGCCCGCATAATACGCGGTTATTCCGTTACTGCCATGGAAAATCAGCCGCTCTGGCATGAGCGTGATATCAGCCATTCTTCTACCGAACGGGTGATAATGCCTGACGGGTGTTTGCTGCTGGATTATGCTTTGCACATCTTTACCAATGTTATAAAGGGCTTGAATGTTTTCCCCGAACAGATGGAAAAGAATTTGAATCTGACCGGCGGTTTAGTTTATTCGCAGAGGGTTATGCTTGCACTGATAAACAAGGGTCTTTCCCGCCAGCAGGCTTACAAAATGGTACAGCGGAATGCCATGCGTACCTGGCAGGGTGAAGATAATTTCATGAATCTGCTCAAAGCTGATACCGAGGTTATGGAATATATGTCTTGTGGCGAAATTGATGAATTATTTGATTACAAGTTTTACCTGCGTTATATAGATGATATATTCAGACGGGTAGGACTTACTAATTCCCAGTGGAAGAAAGATGGGGAGGCTTCCTCTGATGAGGGGTTGGCTCCCAGAGCTATATAAATGACTGATATCAAAGTACTAATGGAAACAGCCCTGCCCCTGCCTTCTTTCATAAAAGGCAAAGTGCGTGACACCTATTTGCTGGGTGATAAACTGCTTATCGTGGCTAGTGACCGCATTTCAGCCTTCGATGTAATATTGCCTTCAGGCATATCCGGCAAAGGGCGTGTTCTGAACCGTATTTCATCATTCTGGTTTGAAAAAACAGCTCATATAATACCTAACCATGTAATAGAGCTGGTTGAAAATACCAGTTGTCTGGATAAATACCTGACATCAGCAGAACGTTTCAAATACCCTGAATATCTGATTGGCAGAAGTATGGTAGTTAAAAAGGTAAATCGGGTTTCTGTTGAATGTGTAGTGCGTGGTTATATTGCCGGGTCAGCTTGGAGTGAATACAAAAAACTGGGTACAGTGAATGGCGTCTCCATGCCAAAAGGTCTTCAGCAAAGTCAGGAGCTACCCAAACCTATCTTTACCCCTACCACTAAGGGTGATGGCGAACATGACCGCCCTATGTCTATTGCTGAACTGGAAGGTATGGTTGGCAAGGATCTGGCGGATAAACTGGCTAGAAAGAGCTTGGAGCTCTATAAATTCGGCCGTGAATATGCCCGTAATAGGGGCATTATTATTGCCGACACCAAGTTTGAGTTTGGTCTGGATGGGACTGAACTTATCCTTATTGACGAAGCTCTTACCCCGGATTCCAGCCGCTTTTGGGATGAAAAAACCTATAAAGTGGGCGAAGCGCAGGACAGCTATGACAAACAGCCTGTGCGGGATTATCTGGAGACTATCAGCTGGAACAAAGAGCCTCCCGGTCCGGTACTGCCGGATGAGGTTATCAAATCAACTACCCGCCGCTATGAATATGCTTATGAAAGAATAACCGGCCTGAAGTTGGGTTAATTCTGCTATATATATGATATAAAAAATAAAAGGGGCTTTCCGCCCCTTTTTTAATTCTGTAAATTATTTAAATCAGTTTTCCAGCATGCCTTTGGTGCTGGGGGCAACACCCTCGCGTCTGGGGTCAATACTGGTAGCTTTGTCCAGTGCCCTCGCCAGCGCCTTAAAAAGGGCTTCGGCTTTATGGTGGTCATTAGAGCCATAAAGAATACGGGCATGCAAATTAAGCCGCCCTTCAATAGCAAAGGTCTCCAGAAAGTGCCTGACCAAGTCTGTAGGGAAGCCGGTAAGGTCGTTTTTGGCAAAAGACAAATCCATTACCGCATATCCCCTTCCGCTTAAGTCCAAGGCTACTGAAGCCAAAGAATCATCCATGGGTACAGTAGCATCAGCCATGCGGACAATCCCTTTGCGTTCCCCTAAAGCTTCATTAAAGGCTTTGCCAAGGGTAAGTGCCACATCTTCAACCAGATGATGGATATCATCTCCGTTGGCAGAAATATTTATGTCAAATAACCCATGCTTAGCCAGTTGGGAAAGCATATGGTCAAACAGCCTGACCCCGGTACACATGTCTGCCTGACCGGTGCCGTCCAAATTAAGGCTCAGGCTAATGGTAGTTTCGGTAGTCTGCCTTTTTATAGAAGCTGTTCTTTTGGTCATATTATTCCCCCATTTCACCCAGAGCTTTTAACAGCCCGTCTGTATCTTCGGGTTTGCCCACTGAAAAACGCAGGCAGTTCTCCATCATCGGGGCATCAAAGCACCTTACCAGAATACCCTTTGACTCCAGTTCATGCTGAACTTCTTTGGCTTTGCCTTTAAGAAGTTTGCACAAAATAAAATTGGCCACAGAAGGATATGGTTTCAGCCAGCCAAATTTACTTAGTTCAGTATATAACCGCTGCCGTTCATTAACAATCTTTTTTACAGTTTCCAGCATATACTCACGCTGGAGCATGGTCTGGCGGATGGCCGCATCAGCTGCAATATTTACCGAATAAGGGTCTTTGATACGTGACAGATAGTCGGCAATTATCGGTGGGAATAGTCCATAACCTACTCGGAGACCTGCCAGTCCAGCCCATTTTGAAAAGGTGCGGAGTATCATAAGGTTAGGGTATTTTGACATATCCGAAACCATAGTCTGTCCGGTAAATTCGTAATAGGCTTCATCAACTACGGTGGGTACACCCAAATCCAGTATTTGACGGATTTCCTCTTTGCTTATGGCCGTGCCTGTGGGGTTATTGGGGGCGGCTATAAATATCAGCTTGGTTTGCGGGGTAATGGCATTGTTTATCGCGGCAATATTTATGTTATAGCTGGCATCACGCGGTACATTGACTATCTTGCCTCGGTTCAGCTCAGTATAAAATTTATACATGGCAAAGGTAGGCGGACAATTAATAACCTCGTCTCCGGGGTTTATAAACAGCCGAAGCAACAAATCTATCAGCTGGTCAGAACCTGCCCCGCAGACAATTTGCTCAACAGCTACACCTGTATATTCAGAGAGCAATCGGCGGATTTCAGACTGGGTGGCATCAGGGTAAATATGATACTGATTGAACTCAGCCATAGCCTGCCGCACAGTTGGGGCAGCCCCGTACAGGTTTTCATTGGCATCCAGCTTGATTATCAGTTTGCTGGTTTTGACCAGTTCGGGTGCTTTGCAGGCAGAATATCCGGCAAAGTCCTCCAGGTCTGTGCGTATATATTTCTTTAGATTATAGGTCATATTATTTCTCGCTTATTCCAGTCGCTTCAAAACAGCTTCGGCATGGCATTCCAGCCCTTCAGCCTTGGCAATAGTAGCGGCAGCTTGCCCTAGCTTTGCAATATCCTGTTTATCCACTTTGACAATATCTATATATTTTACAAAATCCAGTATATTAAGGGGAGAACTGAAACGGGCTGTGCCGGAAGTGGGCAAAGCATGGCTTGGTCCGGCTACGTAATCCCCCATTACTACACTGGCTTTTTCTCCGTAGAATATGCAACCGGCATGATTTATTTGGGTAAGGTATTTCTCCGAATCTTTTACCAGCAGGCACAGATGTTCGGCGGCATACATGTTGGCCAGTTTGATAGCCTCGTTTATATTATCCACCACCGCAATCAGTCCATTATCCCGTAGAGATTGCTTGATAATATCCCTGCGGGAACAGGTATCGGCTTTTGATTCCACAATATCATTTACCCTGTTAGCCAAATCTTCAGACGTGGTTATAAGTATTGATGAAGCCAGTGCATCATGTTCTGCCTGTGCTAAAATATCCGAGGCACAATATTCGGCGTTAGCATACTGGTCAGCTACTATCAACACTTCGCTGGGCCCCTGAAGTCCGTCAATATCTACTACCCCGAATACGGCTTTTTTAGCCAATGTAACAAATATATTACCCGGCCCGCATATCTTGTCTACTTTGGGTATGGACTTTGTACCAAAAGCCAAGGCTGCCACTGCTTGAGCGCCTCCACAAGCGAATATGCGGTCTACACCGGCTATCTGAGCTGCCGCCAAGGTTGGTGCCGGTATTTTGCCGTTTGCTCCCGGAGGAGTAACCAGTATAATTTCTTTAACCCCGGCTTCTCTGGCTGGAATAGCGGTCATAAGCACGGTTGAGGGGTAAAAAGCTTTGCCGCCGGGCACATATAAACCTACCCGTTCCAGCGGGCGGATAAGCTGTTTGCCTTGCA
Protein-coding sequences here:
- the purB gene encoding adenylosuccinate lyase, producing MIERYSRPQMKKVWSDESKFAYWLDIEIAVCEAWAKLGVISREDITKIKLARLNFKRMEELLKETHHDMTAFLGSVAESLGEESRFIHMGMTSSDVMDTALSLQLVEASKILNSGIKELINALAAKAMEHKYTVQVGRTHGVHAEPISFGLKLALWMEEMKRNRQRLTEATKAITVGKMSGAVGTYATLSPEIEEIACKKLGLSPAPISNQVIQRDRHAQYMTTLAIIAGSLEKFATEIRALQKTECHEAEEPFEKGQTGSSAMPHKKNPELCERICGIARIIRGYSVTAMENQPLWHERDISHSSTERVIMPDGCLLLDYALHIFTNVIKGLNVFPEQMEKNLNLTGGLVYSQRVMLALINKGLSRQQAYKMVQRNAMRTWQGEDNFMNLLKADTEVMEYMSCGEIDELFDYKFYLRYIDDIFRRVGLTNSQWKKDGEASSDEGLAPRAI
- a CDS encoding phosphoribosylaminoimidazolesuccinocarboxamide synthase, whose amino-acid sequence is MTDIKVLMETALPLPSFIKGKVRDTYLLGDKLLIVASDRISAFDVILPSGISGKGRVLNRISSFWFEKTAHIIPNHVIELVENTSCLDKYLTSAERFKYPEYLIGRSMVVKKVNRVSVECVVRGYIAGSAWSEYKKLGTVNGVSMPKGLQQSQELPKPIFTPTTKGDGEHDRPMSIAELEGMVGKDLADKLARKSLELYKFGREYARNRGIIIADTKFEFGLDGTELILIDEALTPDSSRFWDEKTYKVGEAQDSYDKQPVRDYLETISWNKEPPGPVLPDEVIKSTTRRYEYAYERITGLKLG
- the hisB gene encoding imidazoleglycerol-phosphate dehydratase HisB; amino-acid sequence: MTKRTASIKRQTTETTISLSLNLDGTGQADMCTGVRLFDHMLSQLAKHGLFDINISANGDDIHHLVEDVALTLGKAFNEALGERKGIVRMADATVPMDDSLASVALDLSGRGYAVMDLSFAKNDLTGFPTDLVRHFLETFAIEGRLNLHARILYGSNDHHKAEALFKALARALDKATSIDPRREGVAPSTKGMLEN
- the hisC gene encoding histidinol-phosphate transaminase, yielding MTYNLKKYIRTDLEDFAGYSACKAPELVKTSKLIIKLDANENLYGAAPTVRQAMAEFNQYHIYPDATQSEIRRLLSEYTGVAVEQIVCGAGSDQLIDLLLRLFINPGDEVINCPPTFAMYKFYTELNRGKIVNVPRDASYNINIAAINNAITPQTKLIFIAAPNNPTGTAISKEEIRQILDLGVPTVVDEAYYEFTGQTMVSDMSKYPNLMILRTFSKWAGLAGLRVGYGLFPPIIADYLSRIKDPYSVNIAADAAIRQTMLQREYMLETVKKIVNERQRLYTELSKFGWLKPYPSVANFILCKLLKGKAKEVQHELESKGILVRCFDAPMMENCLRFSVGKPEDTDGLLKALGEMGE
- the hisD gene encoding histidinol dehydrogenase, which produces MKIIRGFAQAEKRLSRRDKAGFFLDETERTELARRLGVDPEKAVNGIIADVRKQGDEAVLGYTLKFDRANLSKLEVGQPEIQQAASEIPAELFEALQLAASQIRAYHRFQKEAVWKTAEIMQGKQLIRPLERVGLYVPGGKAFYPSTVLMTAIPAREAGVKEIILVTPPGANGKIPAPTLAAAQIAGVDRIFACGGAQAVAALAFGTKSIPKVDKICGPGNIFVTLAKKAVFGVVDIDGLQGPSEVLIVADQYANAEYCASDILAQAEHDALASSILITTSEDLANRVNDIVESKADTCSRRDIIKQSLRDNGLIAVVDNINEAIKLANMYAAEHLCLLVKDSEKYLTQINHAGCIFYGEKASVVMGDYVAGPSHALPTSGTARFSSPLNILDFVKYIDIVKVDKQDIAKLGQAAATIAKAEGLECHAEAVLKRLE